In Stutzerimonas stutzeri, a genomic segment contains:
- a CDS encoding TnsD family Tn7-like transposition protein: protein MYFPRLYPDELLYSGIARCRIHLGISSHKTLLNMLFGDTNVAAITDLPTHLVSLANTTGLDTANVIMRHTLFPLYAPFIPEQRRIDLFNAMLSSGRPTIGLAGASTALVKWPEWLRYCPACFSDMAARFGEPYWKRSWQILGVDACLEHGCHLLNSPIAFRRTQRHEFHPASPLFLPHGACTKRVSEESLRLAKAVAQLLALEQVQSPGYGHWTNLYRRLATESGAGRGRQVRVEVIWEKVLEHHRKDWLAANGLLASCEPPPWLVAMFRKHRKAFSALQHVVVWISLRPDQQVGEVILEATTCQTQGADERPRQDLSSDYNQRERNRALWLQAIERYGGAKSARQNDGGARYAWLYRHDKNWLTAANQRICNRLGNHSHMDWQDRDRKLVRQLLKIGQISEEHLSLPRKSRTWFIHQLPHRSSIEHHLKQLPLCRRFLERYAESVDEYQIRRITRAILDDLRMGNASKGWELKRRCGLEGRKISPLANKFIQMVILS from the coding sequence ATGTACTTCCCCAGGCTCTATCCCGACGAGTTGCTGTACAGCGGCATAGCTCGGTGTCGGATACACCTGGGTATAAGTAGTCATAAAACACTGCTGAACATGCTATTCGGTGACACCAATGTTGCCGCTATAACCGACTTACCGACACACTTGGTTTCTCTGGCAAACACTACCGGGTTGGATACGGCGAACGTGATCATGCGTCACACGTTGTTTCCGCTATATGCCCCCTTTATCCCAGAGCAGCGGCGTATCGACCTCTTCAACGCGATGTTGTCATCCGGCCGGCCAACCATCGGTCTGGCAGGTGCCTCAACAGCTTTGGTCAAATGGCCTGAATGGCTTCGTTACTGCCCCGCTTGCTTCTCAGATATGGCAGCCAGGTTTGGTGAGCCCTACTGGAAACGAAGCTGGCAGATCCTGGGGGTCGATGCCTGCCTTGAGCATGGCTGTCACCTTCTGAATTCCCCCATTGCGTTTCGCAGAACGCAGCGGCATGAGTTTCATCCAGCCTCTCCACTGTTTCTGCCTCATGGGGCTTGCACGAAACGCGTAAGCGAGGAGTCGTTGAGGCTGGCCAAGGCCGTCGCCCAACTGCTAGCTCTCGAACAGGTGCAATCGCCCGGCTATGGGCATTGGACCAACCTGTATCGGCGCCTCGCTACAGAGTCTGGGGCTGGGCGGGGGCGTCAGGTGAGAGTGGAAGTCATCTGGGAGAAGGTGTTGGAGCATCACCGAAAGGATTGGCTTGCGGCAAATGGCCTGCTGGCATCCTGCGAACCGCCGCCCTGGTTAGTGGCAATGTTTCGCAAGCACCGCAAGGCCTTCAGCGCACTACAACATGTGGTTGTTTGGATCAGCCTCCGTCCGGACCAGCAAGTCGGTGAGGTGATACTCGAAGCGACTACCTGCCAAACTCAAGGGGCAGATGAAAGGCCCAGGCAAGATTTATCCAGTGACTACAACCAACGTGAAAGGAACAGAGCTCTTTGGCTGCAAGCTATTGAACGCTATGGCGGAGCAAAGTCTGCCAGGCAAAATGACGGAGGTGCTCGTTACGCCTGGCTCTATCGTCATGACAAAAACTGGCTTACAGCTGCGAACCAACGCATCTGTAACCGACTAGGCAATCATAGTCATATGGACTGGCAAGATCGCGATCGGAAATTAGTAAGGCAATTGCTGAAAATTGGTCAGATCAGTGAAGAACATCTAAGTCTGCCACGTAAAAGCCGTACATGGTTTATTCATCAGCTCCCCCATCGAAGTTCTATTGAGCACCATCTCAAGCAGCTCCCCCTATGCAGGCGCTTTCTCGAAAGATATGCCGAGTCTGTAGATGAATATCAGATTCGCCGTATTACAAGAGCAATTTTGGACGATTTACGAATGGGGAATGCTTCGAAGGGATGGGAGTTGAAGAGACGTTGTGGGCTGGAGGGTAGAAAAATCTCACCTCTAGCCAACAAATTTATACAAATGGTTATTTTAAGCTAA
- a CDS encoding heteromeric transposase endonuclease subunit TnsA, whose translation MAGTFKGLTQSQIDKRFKEGRGQGQGPSYKPFIYTRDVSSLGRSHRLLGSKTRRLHHLLSDLELAVFLALDWSPRVTDIREQFPMMVVDTVRIAEEFGLGHGRYQGTPQVLTSDFLVDFDDQQRPTVAIQAKYSVDLQKPEIIGRLELERRYWLDKGIPWVIVTEREVPREAIANIQWLYSAQLEDDISLDELEHFRQLFIYEFRRDPDRRLTAIAQALDMSGELELGHALYWLRQLLARHCFLFDIGKPYRELDAKDLAVNPHYEMQELSSAAC comes from the coding sequence ATGGCGGGTACATTTAAAGGTCTGACTCAGTCTCAGATTGACAAAAGGTTCAAGGAAGGCCGTGGTCAAGGCCAAGGACCTAGCTACAAGCCATTCATCTATACTCGGGACGTGTCGTCGCTGGGGCGATCCCATCGCCTGCTCGGCAGTAAGACGCGCCGTCTGCACCATCTCCTCTCTGATCTTGAGTTGGCAGTTTTCCTGGCTCTGGACTGGTCTCCCCGAGTCACCGATATCCGAGAGCAATTCCCGATGATGGTCGTGGACACTGTTCGAATCGCCGAGGAATTTGGTCTTGGCCATGGGCGCTACCAAGGCACTCCACAGGTGCTGACCAGTGACTTCCTTGTGGATTTCGATGACCAACAGCGTCCAACAGTCGCGATTCAGGCGAAGTACAGCGTCGACCTGCAAAAGCCTGAAATCATCGGGAGGCTTGAGCTAGAAAGGCGTTACTGGCTCGATAAAGGAATTCCTTGGGTCATCGTCACGGAGCGAGAGGTACCAAGGGAGGCAATTGCCAATATTCAATGGCTGTACTCTGCCCAATTAGAAGACGATATTTCGTTAGATGAACTTGAGCACTTCCGGCAACTGTTCATCTATGAATTCCGGCGTGACCCTGATCGGAGGCTGACGGCCATTGCTCAAGCGCTGGATATGTCTGGCGAACTGGAGCTTGGCCATGCGCTTTATTGGCTTCGCCAATTGCTGGCCAGGCACTGTTTCCTGTTCGACATCGGTAAACCTTACCGGGAACTCGATGCGAAAGACCTTGCAGTCAATCCTCACTACGAGATGCAGGAGCTGAGCAGTGCTGCCTGTTAA
- a CDS encoding ATP-binding protein: MTEELQRGVIPLARYQKQQLPEYQENPLICALPPIPDLQEVVSLLQQLPNFEPQEAFLDGRLRAHAIARLLHGFFQPLSHHLELESKISLMVRQGYIGRNPASGAWYAHLQNGYRRVEEEDLDAAVYQSVSSTASSLSLFGCSGCGKTRTLERILGMYPQAIHHPDYNITQLVYLKVDCPIDGDLDELCLSFFNEVDKVLGTHYSRSHGRKKLGTKRLMAAMCQVANLHALGVLIIDEVQNLNEARSGGAEKMHNFFVSLVNTIGVPIIQVGTHRASKFFQRTFRAARRVSGLGSIRWDRLSRDEHWKRLLKRLWRYQWLRNPTPLDDELESTMYDLTQGVMDIVIKLFALAQIRAIVTGAECIKPMLLRKVFEDEFKPVQPMLVALRSGRPELIAKYDDLLMPEIEGRLLTLTRSLDTLPKPKPPAPPANDKAKRLTALLEGVEIPRDIAIPMAEKLLVEEPDVPLAALIHKATAYLVQEAPPKKRNITRVKRTEWSCLPQEDLRRRYADGPENEVYERFKQAGLILDLRPLLKGI; this comes from the coding sequence ATGACTGAAGAACTTCAGCGTGGAGTCATCCCCCTAGCGCGCTATCAGAAACAGCAGTTACCTGAGTATCAGGAGAATCCGCTGATCTGCGCACTGCCGCCAATTCCTGATTTGCAGGAGGTGGTTAGCCTGTTGCAGCAGCTTCCCAATTTTGAGCCGCAAGAGGCGTTTCTGGATGGTCGGCTCAGGGCTCATGCTATCGCCCGTCTATTGCACGGGTTTTTCCAGCCGCTGAGCCATCATCTGGAACTGGAGAGCAAGATTAGCTTGATGGTCCGCCAAGGCTACATTGGTCGCAATCCTGCCAGTGGCGCTTGGTATGCGCACTTGCAGAATGGTTATCGTCGGGTAGAGGAAGAAGACCTAGATGCGGCTGTGTACCAGAGCGTTTCTTCCACGGCCAGCAGTCTGTCGCTGTTTGGCTGCTCCGGTTGCGGCAAGACGCGCACGCTGGAGCGGATTTTGGGTATGTACCCCCAGGCCATTCATCACCCCGACTACAACATCACTCAACTGGTGTACCTGAAGGTCGACTGCCCTATTGATGGTGATCTTGATGAGCTATGCCTGAGCTTCTTCAACGAAGTAGACAAGGTCCTGGGTACTCACTATAGCCGTAGTCACGGACGCAAGAAGCTGGGAACCAAGCGCTTGATGGCTGCAATGTGTCAAGTGGCCAACCTGCACGCGCTCGGAGTGTTGATCATCGACGAAGTACAGAACCTCAATGAGGCACGCTCGGGTGGTGCCGAGAAAATGCACAATTTCTTTGTGTCACTGGTGAACACCATCGGCGTTCCGATCATTCAGGTTGGCACCCACCGGGCAAGCAAGTTCTTCCAGCGCACATTTCGGGCTGCTCGCCGAGTCTCAGGGCTGGGCAGCATCCGTTGGGATAGGTTATCTCGGGACGAGCACTGGAAGCGCCTGTTGAAGCGGCTCTGGAGGTATCAGTGGCTACGAAATCCGACGCCACTGGACGACGAGCTGGAGTCGACCATGTACGATCTTACTCAAGGGGTCATGGACATCGTCATCAAGCTGTTCGCTCTGGCGCAGATCCGAGCGATAGTTACAGGCGCCGAATGCATCAAGCCGATGCTGCTTCGAAAAGTTTTCGAAGATGAGTTCAAGCCGGTCCAACCGATGCTGGTTGCCTTGCGCAGCGGTAGGCCTGAACTGATCGCAAAGTATGATGACCTGCTCATGCCAGAAATCGAGGGACGGCTCCTGACCCTAACTCGTTCGCTGGACACCCTGCCCAAACCAAAACCGCCAGCCCCTCCGGCCAATGACAAGGCGAAGCGACTGACCGCCCTGCTCGAGGGGGTGGAAATCCCGAGAGACATTGCAATTCCCATGGCTGAAAAACTGCTGGTGGAAGAACCGGATGTCCCGCTGGCGGCACTGATTCACAAAGCCACCGCTTACCTAGTGCAGGAGGCTCCTCCTAAAAAGCGAAACATCACAAGGGTTAAGAGGACGGAGTGGAGTTGTTTACCTCAGGAGGATCTACGCCGGCGTTATGCTGACGGACCTGAGAATGAGGTCTATGAGAGATTCAAACAAGCCGGCCTGATACTCGATTTAAGGCCTTTGTTGAAGGGCATTTGA
- a CDS encoding Mu transposase C-terminal domain-containing protein: MLPVNQVFRMGELRKRLLWSDAALAVWIDIDSDTAFPEPIKVFELERLLLDGELVRITDPFEEAVLREVEEGSLDQRKRDGAWEMLADVAQDPGLFIRRSRGQILIGVMERHGITKQTVYRLLRRYWQRGMCRNALLPDYVNSGARGMRRNPSQVKRGRPRVVREGRGCNVTPDMERIFRRVIDERLLNQNNVSIPDAYASGLNLLQAVLPKRPATELPTLEQFRYFYKREYHFTETLPSRMSAVDFAKDVRPVTGTSTAEVSGPGHRYQFDATVADIYLVSEQDRSLIVGRPIVYIVIDVFSRMVVGMYVGFEGPSWVSAMVALANTVTDKVEYCRQYGVDIDASDWPVKGLPEVVLADKGELNGTKVEAFSQAFGVRIENASARRGDAKGIVERYFRTVQERFKPYASGVVQATTSRKRGGYDYRLDAKLTLPEFTKLIIASTLYHNNFHTLSKYDRAAGMPQGLPAISVMLWNWGLANLTGRLRTAPEDLVRINLLPHESATVSELGIRLFGCFYTCQEAVKEGWFHRGQGRRPARVTVAYDPRSADHIYLRPSNSLKDYWVCDIADRSRRFTGMTFWDLWLLAREERRSDANAAVEALVERGKLLEKIESIIADAENVSPVKTGVSKKDLGTEIRSNKQQEKRQERQKTAFRPGKVSQEVPANVIHLRGEKQEDYAFPDLSDLIFNEEEDD; this comes from the coding sequence GTGCTGCCTGTTAACCAGGTTTTTAGGATGGGGGAGCTCCGCAAGCGCTTGCTCTGGTCGGATGCCGCTCTGGCCGTTTGGATCGACATCGACTCGGACACGGCTTTTCCAGAACCGATAAAGGTTTTTGAGCTGGAGCGTCTGCTCTTGGATGGGGAGCTAGTGCGTATCACCGACCCATTCGAGGAGGCAGTTCTGCGGGAGGTTGAGGAAGGCTCTCTTGATCAGCGGAAGCGTGATGGCGCTTGGGAAATGCTTGCGGATGTTGCTCAAGACCCTGGCCTGTTCATTCGCAGGTCAAGAGGGCAAATCCTGATAGGAGTTATGGAGCGCCATGGCATTACCAAGCAGACGGTATACAGGCTGTTGAGGCGCTATTGGCAGCGGGGTATGTGCAGAAACGCTCTATTGCCTGATTACGTCAATTCGGGCGCGCGTGGTATGCGACGAAATCCGAGTCAGGTAAAGAGGGGTAGACCGAGGGTAGTGAGAGAGGGGCGGGGGTGCAATGTCACACCGGACATGGAGCGAATTTTCCGCCGGGTTATCGATGAGCGTTTACTCAATCAAAATAATGTCTCTATTCCCGACGCTTACGCATCTGGGTTGAATCTGCTCCAGGCAGTTCTACCGAAACGGCCCGCCACTGAGCTACCAACTCTGGAGCAGTTCCGCTACTTCTACAAGCGCGAATACCACTTCACGGAAACGTTACCAAGCAGGATGTCCGCGGTTGATTTCGCCAAGGATGTACGCCCGGTCACAGGTACGTCGACAGCCGAAGTTTCAGGTCCTGGGCACCGCTATCAATTCGACGCCACCGTAGCGGACATCTACCTGGTATCAGAGCAGGATCGCAGTCTCATCGTCGGTAGGCCTATCGTGTACATAGTGATCGACGTCTTCAGCCGCATGGTTGTCGGCATGTACGTCGGCTTCGAGGGACCTTCCTGGGTCAGTGCAATGGTGGCTTTGGCCAACACGGTTACTGACAAGGTCGAGTATTGCCGCCAGTACGGTGTGGATATCGATGCTAGCGATTGGCCGGTCAAGGGTTTGCCAGAGGTGGTACTGGCCGACAAGGGCGAACTAAACGGCACCAAGGTGGAAGCATTTTCCCAAGCCTTCGGTGTTCGCATCGAGAACGCGTCGGCTAGACGAGGGGACGCCAAGGGTATCGTCGAGCGCTATTTCCGGACGGTGCAGGAGCGCTTCAAGCCTTATGCCAGCGGCGTGGTCCAAGCTACCACCAGCCGGAAGCGGGGGGGATACGACTACAGGCTTGATGCCAAGCTAACCTTGCCAGAGTTCACAAAGCTAATCATCGCCTCCACCCTCTACCACAACAACTTCCACACGTTGAGCAAATACGACAGGGCTGCGGGAATGCCGCAAGGGCTGCCAGCCATCTCGGTCATGCTTTGGAACTGGGGTTTGGCCAACCTTACAGGCCGGTTGCGGACCGCGCCTGAGGATTTGGTGCGAATCAATCTCTTGCCCCACGAGTCGGCCACGGTTTCGGAGTTGGGAATTAGGCTTTTTGGTTGCTTCTACACCTGCCAGGAAGCAGTCAAGGAGGGTTGGTTTCACCGAGGTCAAGGACGCCGACCTGCACGGGTAACGGTCGCATATGATCCACGTAGCGCCGACCATATCTACCTGCGGCCATCTAATAGCCTCAAGGACTACTGGGTTTGCGATATTGCCGATCGCAGTCGACGTTTCACGGGGATGACCTTCTGGGATCTCTGGCTTCTGGCCCGAGAGGAGCGGCGTAGTGATGCCAATGCGGCGGTTGAAGCCTTGGTGGAGAGAGGCAAGCTTCTGGAAAAGATAGAGTCAATCATCGCCGATGCAGAGAACGTCAGTCCGGTCAAAACGGGCGTGAGCAAAAAGGATCTGGGAACCGAGATTCGCAGTAACAAGCAGCAGGAAAAGCGGCAGGAGCGGCAGAAAACGGCATTCAGGCCAGGAAAGGTAAGCCAGGAAGTGCCAGCCAACGTAATTCATCTGCGGGGCGAAAAGCAGGAAGACTATGCCTTTCCAGACCTCAGCGACCTGATATTCAATGAGGAAGAGGATGACTGA
- a CDS encoding DeoR/GlpR family DNA-binding transcription regulator, with product MSKRNTPQRRHAILALLNEQGEVSVDELSRRFETSEVTIRKDLAALEKNGLLLRRYGGAVPLPQELIGDSAQPVSPWKLAIARAAVNCIREHARIIIDSGTTTAAMIPELGYKHGLLVMTNSLGVANALRELEHEPTLLMTGGTWDPHSESFQGQVAEQVLRSYDFDQLFIGADGIDLQRGTTTFNELLGLSRVMAEVAREVTVLAESDKIGRRIPNLELPWGDIHTLITDERLTAEARSSIQARGIKLICAAIEPSQEI from the coding sequence ATGTCGAAACGCAACACGCCGCAACGACGCCACGCCATACTCGCCTTGCTCAACGAGCAAGGCGAGGTGAGCGTCGACGAGCTGTCCAGGCGTTTCGAAACGTCCGAGGTCACCATCCGCAAGGACCTCGCGGCGCTGGAGAAGAATGGTTTGCTGCTGCGCCGTTACGGCGGCGCGGTGCCCTTGCCGCAAGAACTGATCGGTGACAGTGCGCAACCCGTTTCGCCCTGGAAACTGGCCATTGCACGAGCTGCCGTTAATTGCATCCGCGAGCATGCGCGCATCATCATCGACAGCGGCACCACCACCGCGGCGATGATCCCCGAGCTGGGCTACAAGCACGGCCTGCTGGTCATGACCAATTCGCTGGGCGTTGCCAACGCCTTGCGTGAGCTGGAACACGAGCCCACGCTACTGATGACCGGCGGTACCTGGGATCCGCATTCCGAGTCGTTCCAGGGGCAGGTGGCGGAGCAGGTGCTGCGCTCTTACGATTTCGATCAGTTGTTCATCGGCGCGGACGGCATCGATCTGCAGCGCGGCACAACCACCTTCAATGAATTGCTGGGCCTGTCGCGGGTCATGGCGGAGGTGGCTCGCGAAGTCACCGTGCTCGCCGAATCCGACAAGATCGGGCGACGCATACCCAATCTGGAGTTGCCCTGGGGCGACATCCACACCCTCATCACGGACGAACGCCTCACCGCCGAGGCGCGTTCAAGCATTCAGGCCCGCGGCATCAAGCTGATCTGCGCGGCTATCGAACCCTCTCAGGAGATCTGA
- a CDS encoding methyl-accepting chemotaxis protein, with product MPSLTRLSIQWKLTLLAGLCLLLIVGLLVGASLYQSRQAAALVNKSSSAMLEEAARNNLQSRGLSQALRMERQFNDAYQYGKGFARQVLSLREQSIERMSNAFEVREDLHHQIEMALRSNPELIGLYVVFETDALDDKDGMFIGNQEMGGNDSGRFALYWSQRTPGQLTAETMSEELLADTTPGISGAPYNAWYSCPRDSARVCLLDPYFDEVEGQPLLMTSVAFPLIENDKVIGVVGVDISLASLQHLSQQAHQELYQGEGQLSVISPAKLLGGHSRDPKLLGKPLSTAFGAESEAIARAVDAGQKAMLENGDMLRVLQPVQPIPELKPWAILLEVPKPVLLGPALRLEQTLQAQSRQDSVTALAIGLGAVLLGLALMWLTARGVTRPIEGVAAMLKDIASGEGDLTRRLTYTRDDELGALAGWFNRFLDKLQPTIADVQRSVLDARTSADQSAAIASQTSAGMQQQFREVDQVATASQEMSATAQDVARNAAQAAEAARDADQATHDGLSVIDHTTHSIGSLADELNHAMTQVESLAASSDQIGSVLEVIRAIAEQTNLLALNAAIEAARAGEAGRGFAVVADEVRSLARRTQESIEEIRQVIERLQNGTRDVVTAMQSSRSQAQGSVDQVGNAVAALRKIGDAVAVITDMNLQIASAAEEQSAVAEEINRNVAGIRDVTESLSGQADESARVSQALNQLANHQQGLMGYFRV from the coding sequence ATGCCCTCCCTCACTCGCCTGTCCATTCAGTGGAAGCTCACCCTGCTGGCTGGTCTCTGCCTGCTGCTCATCGTTGGTCTGCTGGTCGGCGCATCGCTCTACCAATCGCGTCAGGCCGCGGCCCTGGTCAATAAGTCCAGCAGCGCCATGCTCGAAGAGGCGGCGCGCAATAACTTGCAATCGCGCGGCCTGTCTCAGGCATTGCGTATGGAACGCCAGTTCAACGACGCCTATCAGTACGGCAAGGGCTTCGCTCGCCAGGTTCTTTCGCTGCGTGAACAATCCATCGAGCGAATGTCGAACGCTTTTGAAGTCCGAGAAGACCTGCATCACCAGATCGAGATGGCTCTGCGATCCAATCCGGAACTGATCGGTCTTTACGTGGTGTTCGAAACCGACGCGCTGGATGACAAAGATGGCATGTTCATCGGTAACCAGGAGATGGGCGGCAACGACAGTGGCCGCTTCGCGCTGTACTGGTCGCAGCGCACGCCGGGTCAGCTCACTGCCGAGACCATGAGCGAGGAACTGCTCGCCGATACCACACCGGGTATCAGCGGCGCGCCTTACAACGCCTGGTACAGCTGCCCACGCGACAGCGCCCGGGTCTGTCTGCTCGATCCCTACTTCGATGAGGTGGAAGGCCAGCCACTGTTGATGACCAGCGTGGCCTTTCCCTTGATCGAAAACGACAAGGTCATCGGCGTTGTTGGCGTCGACATCAGCCTGGCTTCGCTGCAGCACCTCAGCCAGCAGGCACATCAGGAGCTGTATCAGGGAGAAGGCCAGTTGAGCGTGATCAGCCCCGCCAAGCTTCTGGGCGGGCACAGTCGAGACCCCAAGCTGCTGGGTAAGCCATTGAGTACCGCGTTTGGTGCCGAGAGCGAGGCGATCGCCCGTGCGGTCGATGCAGGTCAGAAGGCGATGCTCGAAAACGGCGACATGCTTCGCGTGCTGCAACCTGTACAACCGATACCTGAACTCAAGCCTTGGGCGATCCTGCTGGAAGTACCGAAGCCCGTGCTGCTCGGCCCGGCGCTGCGCCTTGAGCAGACGCTGCAGGCTCAGAGCCGGCAGGACAGTGTGACGGCCCTGGCCATCGGACTTGGTGCGGTCCTGTTGGGTCTGGCGTTGATGTGGCTGACCGCGCGTGGGGTCACCCGCCCCATCGAAGGGGTCGCCGCGATGCTCAAGGATATCGCCAGTGGCGAGGGTGATCTCACTCGCCGCCTGACCTACACCCGAGATGATGAGTTGGGCGCACTGGCAGGCTGGTTTAATCGCTTCCTCGACAAACTGCAGCCGACCATCGCTGACGTGCAGCGCTCGGTACTGGACGCGCGTACCAGTGCCGATCAATCGGCTGCTATTGCCAGCCAGACCAGTGCCGGCATGCAGCAACAGTTCCGCGAAGTCGATCAGGTTGCAACTGCGTCGCAGGAGATGAGCGCCACTGCGCAGGATGTCGCGCGCAATGCCGCGCAAGCGGCTGAAGCGGCGCGTGATGCGGATCAGGCCACGCACGACGGGTTGAGCGTGATCGACCACACTACGCACAGCATTGGCAGCCTCGCTGATGAACTCAATCACGCGATGACACAGGTCGAAAGCCTGGCTGCCAGTAGCGACCAGATCGGCTCGGTGCTTGAGGTGATCCGCGCGATTGCCGAGCAAACCAACCTATTGGCCCTCAACGCGGCGATCGAGGCGGCGCGCGCAGGTGAGGCCGGGCGCGGCTTCGCCGTGGTGGCCGATGAAGTGCGCAGCCTGGCGCGGCGTACTCAGGAGTCCATCGAAGAGATTCGCCAGGTCATCGAGCGTCTGCAGAACGGCACCCGGGACGTGGTAACGGCGATGCAGAGCAGCCGCAGCCAGGCCCAGGGCAGTGTCGATCAGGTAGGGAATGCAGTTGCCGCGTTGCGCAAGATTGGCGACGCGGTCGCTGTGATTACTGATATGAACCTGCAGATCGCCAGCGCCGCCGAAGAGCAGAGCGCGGTTGCCGAAGAAATCAACCGCAATGTCGCAGGTATCCGGGACGTGACCGAGTCGCTGTCCGGGCAGGCAGACGAGTCGGCACGGGTCAGCCAAGCCCTTAATCAGTTGGCTAACCATCAACAAGGCCTGATGGGCTATTTCCGCGTCTGA
- the glmS gene encoding glutamine--fructose-6-phosphate transaminase (isomerizing) produces the protein MCGIVGAVAERNITAILLEGLKRLEYRGYDSAGVAVLDAYGQLHRLRRSGKVAELEQAQQQEGLTGRLGIAHTRWATHGAPCERNAHPHFSGEDLAVVHNGIIENHEALRHQLRALGYVFVSDTDTEVIVHLLRHKLDEFGDLTVALKAAVKELHGAYGLAVVSAKQPDRLLAARSGSPLVIGLGMGENFLASDQLALRQVTDRFMYLEEGDIAEIRRDNVQIWDVEGQPVERESVQYHEGAEAADKGEYRHFMLKEIHEQPKVVQRTLEGRLGDHQVLVQAFGPQAAELFAKVRNVQIVACGTSYHAGMVARYWLEELAGIPCQVEVASEFRYRKVVVQPDTLFVTISQSGETADSLAALRNAKARTVEEGRYLASLAICNVGISSLVRESDLTLLTQAGPEIGVASTKAFTTQLVGLLLLTLSLGQVRGTLAPALEAELVDELRRLPTRLGEALAMDTTVEKISEHFAEKHHTLFLGRGAQYPVAMEGALKLKEISYIHAEAYPAGELKHGPLALVDADMPVVTVAPNNELLEKLKSNLQEVRARGGELIVFADREAGIENGEGTFIVSMPHIHDVLAPILYTLPLQLLSYYVAVLRGTDVDQPRNLAKSVTVE, from the coding sequence ATGTGTGGCATCGTTGGCGCCGTGGCTGAACGCAACATCACTGCAATTCTGCTCGAAGGCCTCAAGCGCCTCGAGTATCGAGGTTATGACAGCGCCGGCGTCGCCGTGCTGGATGCCTATGGTCAGCTGCATCGCCTGCGCCGCTCCGGCAAGGTTGCCGAACTCGAGCAGGCGCAACAGCAGGAAGGACTGACCGGTCGGCTGGGTATTGCGCATACCCGCTGGGCCACTCACGGCGCGCCCTGTGAGCGTAACGCGCATCCGCATTTCTCCGGTGAAGACCTGGCGGTGGTGCACAATGGCATCATCGAAAACCACGAAGCATTGCGCCACCAATTAAGGGCGTTGGGCTATGTGTTCGTTTCCGATACCGATACCGAAGTAATCGTGCATTTGCTGCGCCACAAGCTCGACGAGTTCGGCGATCTGACTGTCGCACTCAAGGCGGCGGTCAAGGAGCTGCACGGTGCCTACGGGCTTGCCGTGGTCAGCGCCAAGCAACCCGATCGCCTGCTGGCTGCCCGCAGCGGCAGTCCGCTGGTAATCGGACTGGGCATGGGCGAGAACTTCCTTGCCTCCGACCAGCTCGCCCTGCGTCAGGTGACCGACCGTTTCATGTACCTGGAAGAGGGCGATATCGCTGAGATCCGCCGCGACAATGTGCAGATATGGGACGTCGAGGGTCAGCCCGTTGAGCGCGAAAGCGTGCAATACCACGAAGGCGCCGAAGCGGCAGACAAGGGCGAATACCGTCACTTCATGCTCAAGGAGATCCACGAACAGCCCAAGGTCGTGCAACGCACCCTCGAAGGCCGGCTGGGCGATCATCAGGTGCTGGTCCAGGCGTTTGGCCCGCAGGCCGCCGAGCTGTTCGCCAAGGTGCGCAACGTGCAGATCGTCGCCTGTGGCACTAGCTACCATGCCGGGATGGTCGCGCGTTACTGGCTGGAAGAGCTGGCCGGCATCCCCTGCCAGGTTGAAGTGGCCAGCGAGTTTCGCTACCGCAAAGTGGTGGTGCAGCCTGACACGCTGTTCGTGACCATTTCCCAATCCGGCGAGACGGCCGATTCGCTCGCAGCACTGCGCAATGCCAAGGCGCGTACGGTCGAGGAGGGGCGCTATCTCGCCAGCTTGGCGATCTGCAACGTCGGTATAAGTTCGCTGGTGCGCGAATCCGATCTCACCCTGCTGACTCAGGCCGGCCCGGAAATTGGTGTAGCTTCGACCAAGGCCTTCACCACCCAGCTGGTTGGCCTGTTGCTGCTGACCCTGTCATTGGGGCAGGTGCGCGGTACGCTGGCGCCGGCCTTGGAAGCGGAGCTGGTCGACGAGCTGCGCCGCCTGCCGACCCGCCTGGGTGAGGCGCTGGCGATGGACACCACCGTGGAAAAGATCTCCGAGCACTTCGCCGAAAAACACCACACGCTATTCCTCGGGCGCGGCGCGCAATACCCGGTGGCGATGGAGGGCGCGCTCAAGCTCAAAGAAATTTCCTACATCCATGCCGAGGCCTATCCGGCCGGCGAGCTCAAGCACGGCCCGCTGGCGCTGGTCGATGCGGACATGCCGGTCGTGACCGTGGCGCCGAATAACGAGCTGCTAGAAAAGCTAAAATCCAACCTGCAAGAAGTGCGCGCCCGTGGCGGCGAGCTGATCGTTTTTGCCGACCGGGAAGCGGGCATCGAAAACGGCGAGGGCACTTTCATCGTCAGCATGCCGCACATCCATGACGTGCTGGCGCCGATCCTCTACACCCTGCCGTTGCAGCTGTTGTCGTACTACGTCGCGGTCCTGCGCGGCACCGATGTCGATCAGCCTCGCAACCTGGCCAAGTCGGTCACCGTGGAGTAA